The segment ACATCATGAATAATGAGTATTATTTGAAAGAGTTAGAACCGAACATGATACATCGGATACCTGAAAATCATTTCATCGCATTTTATGGTGAGCCGGCAAAGGACAGCGTTTGGGGATGGAAATTCAGCGGGCATCATATTGCGCTGAATTTTACAATCGTAAATAATCAATTAGCATTAACGCCCATCTTTTTTGGCGTATATCCTGCAGAAATTAAAGAAGGAAAAAATAAAGGAAGGCGCATCATAAAAGATGAAGAAGATATCGGCTTTGAATTAATAAACATGCTTACTAATGAGCAAAAGGCAAAAGCAATTTTTCAATCAAAAGCATTTAGCGACATCGTAACTACAAACGCTATTCAGGTTGGCCCGCTTGCACCAGTGGGGATAGTAGCCAACGACCTGACAACTCAACAAAAAACGATTTTAAATAAATTAATTGTTAGTCATCTTTCTTCAATGCCAACCAAAATTGCAGAGATGAGAATGAAGCGAATTGTATCAGAAGATTTTAATCAAATAAGATTTGGTTGGGCAGGAGGCTTACTAAAGGGAGTTCCACATTATTACAGAATACAAGGGAAAACTTTTTTAATTGAGTTTGATAATACAACGCACAATGCCAATCATATTCATATCGTTTGGCGTGATTTCAATGGTGACTTTGGGGTTGATCTTTTAAATGAGCATTACAAAAAAAGTAAGCATCATCATGAATAGCTGCCCCGGCTTGGGGAAGACACGAACCAAGGCAGAGAAAGCAAATTGAAAAATAAATAAACGTAAAACCAAAGCAATATGAATAAAGTAAATCATCACCTGCATTCAAGAAGAAACTTCATCGGAATGTTTGCTGCTGCTGTTCCTTTATTATCATTCGGTAAAATAGAACCTGAAATTATTTTATACAACGGAACTATTTTCACCGTTAACCCCAAAGAACCAACAGCACAGGCATT is part of the Lacibacter sediminis genome and harbors:
- a CDS encoding DUF3500 domain-containing protein → MFIALINVFSFQLCVPFDLTAQDHTVDFSSALTVVNSLDSTQRAKAVFPFDDMSRYDWHYLPPSLIPRKGVCLKDLDSIQKSHVYALLKNFLSDKGFLRTQNIMNNEYYLKELEPNMIHRIPENHFIAFYGEPAKDSVWGWKFSGHHIALNFTIVNNQLALTPIFFGVYPAEIKEGKNKGRRIIKDEEDIGFELINMLTNEQKAKAIFQSKAFSDIVTTNAIQVGPLAPVGIVANDLTTQQKTILNKLIVSHLSSMPTKIAEMRMKRIVSEDFNQIRFGWAGGLLKGVPHYYRIQGKTFLIEFDNTTHNANHIHIVWRDFNGDFGVDLLNEHYKKSKHHHE